From Syntrophaceae bacterium, one genomic window encodes:
- the gspG gene encoding type II secretion system major pseudopilin GspG: protein MIVVMVMIALLAALVAPRLFPKLGKGKQAAAKAQIELLGQALDQFRLDTGRYPTSQEGLAALTGNPGIETWEGPYLKKGVPADPWGKPYQYRIPNDQGEYDLISYGRDGSQGGEGEDKDITNAQ, encoded by the coding sequence ATGATTGTCGTCATGGTCATGATCGCTCTTCTGGCCGCCCTGGTTGCGCCGAGGCTTTTTCCCAAACTCGGGAAAGGGAAGCAGGCTGCGGCAAAAGCACAGATTGAGCTCCTCGGTCAGGCACTGGACCAGTTTCGCCTTGATACGGGAAGGTATCCCACGAGCCAGGAAGGCTTGGCAGCGCTGACCGGCAACCCGGGGATTGAGACATGGGAAGGACCGTATCTGAAGAAAGGGGTGCCCGCCGATCCATGGGGAAAACCCTATCAGTATCGGATTCCGAATGATCAAGGCGAATATGACCTGATTTCGTATGGAAGAGACGGTTCTCAGGGCGGTGAAGGTGAGGATAAGGATATTACAAATGCACAATGA
- a CDS encoding succinate dehydrogenase/fumarate reductase iron-sulfur subunit produces the protein MKSIRLTISRFDPELDDRPRLESYTVEIHEGARVLHAIQAVRDEIDPTLSYRHSCNVGQCGSCAIRVNGKPVMACKEEATGGMVVEPLRLPVVKDLITDLEPLLESVAPFVPRGEADPPTRVETESIKPLRNCLQCFTCVSVCPMLDVAEFAGPTAMRQKMRLALDPRDAGDRIPEAVEAGLFHCTSCQACRIACPEEIATPALAIEKLRALAVERGYTFPKHLEFARLVRETGRSIELPGPRFLERVSGVVEPVTAARCTVALFTGCLYDLVMPETAFDAVEVMRRNGIRVVIPKDQVCCGSPLIRTGQTGLVAGLKEKNIGIFSRLSVDAVVTLCAGCGTTLKNDYETPFEVLDITQILVRQGIEPPARLPLTVTYHDPCHLLHGQGIREEPRALIRQAAELVEMPAWCCGSGGGVRAAFPGEAKALALQRRDEIEKTGAESVVSVCPFCEFHLGEHTGMRIQNVCTLLMEGYREKDRSGRSDESLMLNPLI, from the coding sequence ATGAAATCCATCCGCCTCACGATCTCCCGGTTCGACCCGGAGTTGGACGACCGCCCGCGGCTCGAATCCTACACCGTGGAGATTCACGAGGGTGCGCGGGTCCTCCACGCGATCCAGGCCGTCCGCGACGAGATCGACCCGACCCTCTCCTACCGCCATTCCTGCAACGTGGGACAGTGCGGAAGCTGCGCCATCCGGGTGAACGGCAAGCCCGTCATGGCGTGCAAGGAGGAGGCGACCGGCGGCATGGTCGTAGAGCCGCTCCGGCTGCCGGTGGTCAAGGACCTTATCACGGACCTGGAGCCGCTTCTGGAATCCGTCGCCCCGTTCGTACCCCGCGGCGAGGCGGACCCGCCGACCCGGGTGGAGACCGAATCCATCAAGCCGCTCCGCAACTGCCTCCAGTGCTTCACCTGCGTCTCCGTCTGCCCGATGCTGGACGTGGCGGAATTCGCCGGACCGACGGCCATGCGACAGAAGATGCGCCTCGCCCTCGATCCTCGGGACGCCGGGGACCGCATCCCCGAGGCCGTGGAGGCCGGGCTTTTTCACTGCACCTCCTGCCAGGCCTGCCGGATCGCCTGCCCCGAGGAGATCGCGACCCCCGCCCTGGCGATCGAGAAATTGCGCGCCCTGGCCGTCGAGCGGGGCTATACGTTTCCGAAGCACCTCGAATTCGCCCGGCTCGTCCGGGAGACCGGCCGGAGCATCGAACTCCCGGGCCCCCGGTTCCTGGAGCGCGTCTCCGGCGTGGTCGAGCCGGTGACCGCCGCCCGCTGTACCGTCGCCCTCTTCACGGGCTGCCTGTACGACCTGGTGATGCCCGAGACCGCCTTCGACGCCGTGGAGGTCATGCGGCGCAACGGAATCCGGGTGGTCATCCCGAAAGACCAGGTCTGCTGCGGCTCGCCGCTGATCCGGACGGGACAGACCGGCCTGGTGGCGGGCCTGAAGGAAAAGAACATCGGGATCTTCTCAAGGCTCAGCGTCGACGCGGTCGTCACCCTGTGCGCCGGCTGCGGGACCACGCTGAAAAACGATTACGAGACGCCCTTCGAGGTCCTGGACATCACGCAGATCCTGGTGCGGCAGGGAATAGAGCCCCCGGCCCGGCTGCCCCTCACGGTCACGTACCACGATCCCTGCCACCTGCTCCACGGCCAGGGAATCCGGGAAGAGCCGAGGGCGCTGATCCGGCAGGCAGCGGAGCTCGTAGAGATGCCCGCCTGGTGCTGCGGCTCCGGGGGCGGTGTCCGGGCCGCGTTTCCCGGGGAGGCGAAGGCCCTGGCCCTGCAGCGGAGGGATGAGATCGAAAAGACCGGCGCGGAATCGGTGGTCAGCGTCTGCCCCTTCTGCGAGTTTCACCTGGGCGAACACACGGGCATGCGGATTCAAAACGTCTGTACCCTACTGATGGAGGGATACCGGGAGAAGGACCGGTCCGGGCGGTCGGATGAATCATTGATGCTGAACCCTTTGATTTAA
- a CDS encoding transglutaminase family protein, translated as MIPPRRVPVSDDVQACLVPTPFINSDHPAVRKFALDAAGDAATEKDKAVRLFYAVRDGIRYDPYRIVLSVEGMRASTTLEKGYGYCVVKAVLLAACARVHGIPGRIGLADVRNHLTTERLKDLMKTDLFTGHGYSELYLGGRWIKATPTFNMDLCDRFGVKPLDFDGVHDALLHPYDQKGNRHMEYVQDHGSFNDVPLEMIKESFRVYYPTFFKPDGSPAIGGDFEREAVEDRASRAAGK; from the coding sequence ATGATCCCACCAAGGAGGGTTCCCGTGAGCGATGACGTGCAGGCCTGTCTGGTCCCGACCCCTTTCATCAACAGCGATCATCCGGCGGTGCGGAAGTTCGCGCTGGATGCGGCCGGAGACGCCGCAACCGAGAAAGACAAGGCCGTCCGCCTCTTCTATGCGGTCCGGGACGGGATCCGTTACGATCCCTACCGGATCGTCCTCTCCGTCGAGGGGATGCGGGCGAGCACGACCCTGGAGAAGGGGTACGGGTACTGCGTCGTGAAGGCGGTCCTCCTGGCGGCATGCGCCCGGGTCCACGGGATTCCCGGCCGCATCGGCCTCGCCGACGTCCGGAACCACCTGACCACGGAGCGCCTCAAGGACCTCATGAAGACGGACCTCTTCACCGGCCACGGCTACTCGGAGCTCTACCTGGGCGGCCGCTGGATCAAGGCCACCCCGACGTTCAACATGGACCTCTGCGACCGCTTCGGCGTGAAGCCCCTCGACTTCGACGGCGTCCACGACGCCCTCCTGCACCCCTACGATCAGAAAGGGAACCGCCACATGGAGTATGTCCAGGACCACGGTTCCTTTAACGACGTGCCCCTGGAGATGATCAAGGAGTCCTTCCGGGTCTATTACCCGACCTTCTTCAAGCCCGACGGCAGCCCCGCCATCGGGGGAGACTTCGAGCGGGAGGCCGTCGAAGACCGGGCGTCCCGGGCGGCCGGCAAATAA
- a CDS encoding YkgJ family cysteine cluster protein: MSNTEEIECKRCGKCCLADMLDYAADEEKEHWQREGRDDILRIIEQHHGVWMGDHIVSADNGHTFRGCPFLEWENGLTRCAIYETRPRVCREFRPGSSEICPQFKPDKQEG; the protein is encoded by the coding sequence ATGAGCAACACCGAAGAGATTGAATGCAAACGCTGCGGCAAGTGCTGCCTCGCCGACATGCTCGACTATGCCGCCGATGAGGAAAAGGAGCACTGGCAGAGGGAGGGCCGTGACGACATCCTCCGGATCATCGAGCAGCACCATGGCGTTTGGATGGGTGACCACATCGTCTCGGCGGACAACGGCCACACGTTCCGGGGCTGCCCCTTCCTGGAATGGGAAAACGGCCTCACCCGCTGCGCCATCTACGAAACCCGCCCGCGGGTCTGCCGGGAGTTCCGGCCCGGCTCCTCGGAGATCTGTCCCCAGTTCAAACCGGATAAACAGGAAGGATGA